A segment of the Chrysiogenia bacterium genome:
TGGGACTGGCCGACGCGCTGGAGAAACACCACGGCTTCGACAAGGTGCGCGGCCTGGGGTACCGAAGCAACGGGCAGGTCGTCCTCAACGAGCTCCATCCGCTCATCCAGGATCTCGACGAGCTCCCCTTTCCCGACAAGGACTTCACCTACGAGGTGATGCCCTATCTCAACCGCGGCTACACCACCATGACCGGTCGCGGGTGCCCCTATCGCTGCACCTTCTGCGACAACACGACAAGCATGAACCTCTACCGCGAGGCCGGGCAGAAGGGGCGCTGGCCCCGGCGCCACAGCCCCGAATACGTGGTGCGCGAGATTCTCTGGGCGAAGGAGCGCTACGGTATCGACCACGTGCGCTTCAACGACGAGGACTTCAGCTATGACAAGAACTGGACCCGCCGGTTCTGCGAGCTCTACAAGAAGGAAGTCGACATCCCCTACTTCGCGTGGGTCTACCCCAACACCATCGATGAAGAGATCGCGACGCTGATGGCCGAGAGCGGCTGCGATTCGGTGGAAATGGGCGTGCAGTCGGGAAGCGCGCGGCTACGCAACGAGGTGATGCACCGCCGCACGCCCGAGGAAAACATCCTGCGCGCGATGCATGCCTTCCGCAAGGTCGGCATCAAGTGCACCGTGGACATGATCGTGGGCCTTCCCACCGAGACGATCGAGGATCTCGATATTTCGGTAGACCTCATCAACCGCGGGCGGCCGTATCATCTATATGCATTCTGGATGCGCTACTACGCGAGCACCGAGATTCTCAACATCGCCAAAGAGCGCGCGGTGCTCAGCCCTGCCGAGATCGCCCAGATCCGCGACGGCAACTACGGGCGCGGCAGCATTGCCGGCGGCACCACCCGCGAGAAGAACGTGCTGGCCCATCGCTACCACACGCTGCTGGTTATGACGCCCATTCTGCCCCAGCGCTTCGTGAGCTGGCTGCTGCGCAGAAACTTCGTGCGCTTCATGCCGCGCGTGAACCCGTTCCTCATTGTGAACATCACGAAGCTGCTGCACCCGAACCCGCTGGATGAATTCGCCCGCCGCGAGCGCGGCCTGTGGCGCTTCGAGCTTCCCCGCACGATCCGCAAGATGATCCGCCGGGTGCTGCGACTAGAGC
Coding sequences within it:
- a CDS encoding B12-binding domain-containing radical SAM protein, whose protein sequence is MKVLFINPGKEMGGIQCLSAFLKQGGHETALINDSRLFDNPWVSFPRLARYADLGDEVVKQAIDIAPDLIAFSVVSDDFQWALTRARQLKAALGVPVVFGNIHPTSEPEQTLSHPEVDFIVRGEGEYPLLGLADALEKHHGFDKVRGLGYRSNGQVVLNELHPLIQDLDELPFPDKDFTYEVMPYLNRGYTTMTGRGCPYRCTFCDNTTSMNLYREAGQKGRWPRRHSPEYVVREILWAKERYGIDHVRFNDEDFSYDKNWTRRFCELYKKEVDIPYFAWVYPNTIDEEIATLMAESGCDSVEMGVQSGSARLRNEVMHRRTPEENILRAMHAFRKVGIKCTVDMIVGLPTETIEDLDISVDLINRGRPYHLYAFWMRYYASTEILNIAKERAVLSPAEIAQIRDGNYGRGSIAGGTTREKNVLAHRYHTLLVMTPILPQRFVSWLLRRNFVRFMPRVNPFLIVNITKLLHPNPLDEFARRERGLWRFELPRTIRKMIRRVLRLEPMPEPTPTGTRRFEESSEKLAESA